One stretch of Comamonas testosteroni DNA includes these proteins:
- a CDS encoding propionate--CoA ligase, which translates to MTTRFEDFYQRSIDDRDGFWAEQAGLIDWQQKPQQICDYSQPPFAKWFVGGTTNLCHNAIDRHLAVRGDQNALIAISTETRTEKVYNYRELHAEVNRMAAVLQSLGVQKGDRVQIYMPMVAEACFAMLACVRLGAIHSVVFGGFASGALASRIDDAEPKVIISADAGSRGGRVVAYKPLLDEALRQSSHQPAAVLMVNRGLAEMPMKAGRDHDWSALRSRHLDAQVDCVWVESTHPSYTLYTSGTTGKPKGVQRDTGGYTVALAASMPHIFDAQAGQTFFCTSDIGWVVGHSYIIYAPLIAGMATVMYEGLPVNPDAGIWWSIVEKYKVTHMFSAPTAIRVLKKHDADYLKRYDISSLRALWLAGEPLDEPTATWISQAINKPIIDNYWQTETGWPIMTLCNGVQKQATRFGSPGRAVYGYNVKLIDDASGEELTRANQKGVLAIEGPLPPGCMQTVWRDDNRFVNTYWKSIPGRLIYSTFDWGIRDEDGYYFILGRTDDVINVAGHRLGTREIEESISAHAQIAEVAVVGVADNLKGQAALAFAVVRDAALVADEVSSKALEADVMKLVDSRLGAVARPSRVIFVTALPKTRSGKLLRRALQAVAEGRDPGDLSTMEDPAALTQVQQRL; encoded by the coding sequence ATGACCACGCGTTTCGAAGATTTTTATCAGCGTTCCATTGATGACCGCGACGGCTTCTGGGCAGAGCAGGCCGGGCTGATCGATTGGCAGCAGAAGCCCCAGCAGATCTGTGATTACAGCCAGCCGCCATTTGCCAAATGGTTTGTGGGCGGCACCACCAATCTCTGCCATAACGCAATCGACCGTCATCTGGCGGTGCGCGGCGATCAGAATGCGTTGATCGCCATTTCTACCGAAACCCGCACCGAAAAGGTCTATAACTACCGCGAGCTTCATGCGGAAGTCAACCGCATGGCCGCCGTGCTGCAGTCGCTGGGTGTGCAAAAAGGCGACCGGGTGCAGATCTATATGCCCATGGTTGCAGAGGCCTGCTTTGCCATGCTGGCCTGCGTGCGTCTGGGCGCCATTCACTCCGTGGTGTTCGGCGGCTTTGCCTCGGGCGCGCTGGCGTCGCGCATCGATGATGCCGAACCCAAGGTCATCATCAGCGCCGATGCGGGCTCGCGCGGCGGTCGCGTCGTGGCCTACAAGCCTTTGCTGGATGAAGCGCTCAGGCAGTCCAGCCACCAGCCCGCTGCCGTGCTGATGGTCAACCGCGGACTGGCCGAAATGCCCATGAAGGCGGGCCGCGACCATGACTGGTCGGCCTTGCGTTCCCGGCACTTGGATGCGCAGGTGGACTGCGTCTGGGTGGAATCAACTCATCCCAGCTACACCCTCTATACCAGCGGCACCACGGGCAAGCCCAAGGGCGTGCAGCGCGATACGGGTGGCTATACCGTGGCGCTGGCGGCCAGCATGCCGCACATCTTCGATGCCCAGGCCGGACAGACCTTCTTCTGCACCAGCGATATCGGCTGGGTCGTGGGTCATAGCTACATCATCTATGCGCCGCTGATTGCGGGCATGGCCACGGTGATGTACGAGGGGCTGCCGGTCAACCCCGATGCTGGCATCTGGTGGAGCATTGTCGAGAAATACAAGGTCACGCACATGTTCTCGGCGCCGACGGCGATTCGCGTGCTCAAAAAGCATGATGCGGATTACCTCAAGCGCTACGACATCTCCAGCCTCAGGGCCCTGTGGCTGGCTGGCGAGCCGCTGGACGAGCCCACGGCGACCTGGATCAGCCAGGCCATCAACAAGCCCATCATCGACAACTACTGGCAGACCGAGACCGGCTGGCCCATCATGACGCTGTGCAACGGCGTGCAAAAGCAGGCCACGCGTTTTGGCAGTCCGGGCCGGGCTGTCTATGGCTACAACGTCAAGCTCATCGATGACGCCAGCGGCGAGGAGTTGACCCGGGCGAATCAGAAGGGCGTGCTGGCGATTGAAGGTCCGCTGCCGCCCGGTTGCATGCAGACGGTCTGGCGTGACGACAACCGCTTTGTCAACACCTACTGGAAGAGCATTCCGGGTCGCCTGATCTACAGCACCTTCGACTGGGGCATCCGCGATGAAGACGGCTACTACTTCATCCTTGGCCGTACCGACGATGTGATCAATGTGGCTGGCCATCGCCTGGGCACGCGCGAGATCGAGGAGAGCATCTCAGCCCATGCCCAGATTGCCGAAGTGGCCGTGGTTGGCGTTGCCGACAATCTCAAGGGCCAGGCTGCGCTGGCCTTTGCCGTGGTGCGCGATGCTGCCTTGGTGGCCGATGAGGTCTCCAGCAAGGCCCTCGAAGCCGATGTGATGAAGCTGGTCGATTCGCGTCTGGGTGCGGTTGCGCGTCCGTCTCGCGTGATTTTCGTCACGGCCCTGCCCAAGACGCGCAGCGGCAAGCTGCTGCGCCGGGCCCTGCAGGCCGTGGCCGAAGGTCGTGATCCCGGTGACCTGAGTACGATGGAAGATCCGGCGGCTCTGACCCAGGTACAACAGCGGCTGTAA
- a CDS encoding phosphomannomutase/phosphoglucomutase → MQVASSIFKAYDIRGIVPSTLTEEVARGIGRAFGMAALVAGEKAVAVGRDGRLSGPALSAALMQGLTEVGVDVIDIGLATTPMLYFAAATLCTSGIQVTGSHNPRDYNGFKMVLAGRAIYGEEIQALRVRMETEDWTITGAGQISRADVLADYTARIVGDVKLARPMKIVVDCGNGVAGASAPAIFRQLGCEVIELFSEVDGNFPNHHPDPSKPENLRDVIEALQTSDAELGLAFDGDGDRLGIVTKDGQNIFPDRQMMLFAKDVLSRVPGGSIVFDVKCTQRLAPEIEAAGGKAVMYKTGHSLVKARMKELDAPLGGEMSGHIFFKERWYGFDDGTYAGCRLLEIVSREADPSALLNALPTSFSTPELNVACAEGEPHRLAAELQTLAATEFAEPARVSTIDGLRVDWADGFGLIRASNTTPVLVLRFEGHTQQALQRIEAQMLALLKRVKPDAQVGAAAH, encoded by the coding sequence GTGCAAGTTGCATCCTCCATCTTCAAGGCCTATGACATTCGCGGCATCGTGCCGTCGACACTGACTGAAGAAGTCGCCCGTGGCATCGGCCGCGCATTCGGCATGGCAGCGCTGGTTGCCGGTGAAAAAGCCGTGGCGGTGGGCCGCGATGGTCGTCTGTCGGGTCCCGCCTTGTCGGCTGCATTGATGCAGGGCCTGACCGAGGTGGGTGTGGATGTGATCGACATCGGCCTGGCCACCACGCCCATGCTGTACTTTGCCGCCGCCACCTTGTGCACCAGCGGCATTCAGGTGACCGGCAGCCACAATCCCAGGGATTACAACGGTTTCAAGATGGTGCTGGCAGGCCGTGCCATTTATGGCGAGGAAATCCAGGCCCTGCGCGTGCGCATGGAGACGGAGGACTGGACGATTACCGGTGCCGGGCAGATCAGCCGCGCCGATGTGCTGGCCGATTACACTGCCCGCATCGTGGGCGACGTGAAGCTGGCGCGGCCCATGAAGATTGTGGTGGACTGCGGCAACGGTGTGGCCGGTGCATCGGCACCCGCCATCTTCCGCCAACTGGGCTGCGAGGTGATCGAGCTGTTCTCCGAAGTCGACGGCAACTTCCCCAATCATCATCCCGATCCCAGCAAGCCCGAGAACCTGCGCGATGTGATCGAGGCCCTGCAGACAAGCGATGCCGAGCTGGGTCTGGCCTTTGACGGTGACGGCGACCGCCTGGGCATTGTGACCAAGGACGGCCAGAACATCTTCCCCGACCGGCAGATGATGTTGTTCGCCAAGGATGTGCTTTCGCGCGTGCCTGGCGGCTCCATCGTGTTCGACGTCAAGTGCACCCAGCGTCTGGCCCCCGAGATCGAAGCTGCCGGAGGCAAGGCAGTGATGTACAAGACCGGCCATTCGCTGGTCAAGGCTCGCATGAAGGAGCTGGATGCGCCGCTGGGTGGCGAGATGAGCGGCCATATCTTCTTCAAGGAGCGCTGGTACGGCTTTGACGATGGCACCTATGCGGGCTGCCGTCTGCTCGAAATCGTCAGCCGTGAAGCCGACCCCAGCGCACTGCTCAACGCATTGCCCACCAGCTTCTCCACGCCCGAACTCAATGTGGCCTGCGCCGAAGGCGAGCCCCATCGTCTGGCGGCCGAGTTGCAGACGCTCGCTGCCACGGAGTTTGCCGAACCTGCCCGGGTCAGCACCATTGACGGCCTGCGCGTGGACTGGGCTGACGGCTTCGGTCTGATCCGCGCCAGCAACACCACGCCCGTGCTGGTGCTGCGCTTTGAAGGCCATACACAGCAAGCCTTGCAGCGCATAGAAGCGCAGATGCTGGCCTTGCTCAAGCGCGTCAAGCCTGACGCCCAGGTGGGCGCGGCTGCGCACTGA
- a CDS encoding 3-deoxy-D-manno-octulosonic acid transferase, whose product MAKPAPMGFARALFSALAWAVQPLLRRKLRRRARLEPGYGVAVPERFGHYQPADLGRDGRGRWVWIHSVSLGETRAAAILVKALRERMPAMRLLLTHSTATGREEGAKLLRPGDVQVWLPWDSLGATRRFVAQFQPAVGVLMETEIWPNLIAACVNTGIPLALANARLNEKSEAGALRVRPLSRPAYGALTAVWAQTEADAGRLRNVGAHVDAVLGNLKFDVQPDAAQIAQAGQWRTALARPVLLFASSREGEEAMFIDALKTLGQAATAVQWLVVPRHPQRFDEVENLLGKAGFAVSRRSQWEQMPPRQSGAIWLGDSLGEMPLYYGLASVALMGGSFAPLGGQNLIEALACDCPVILGPHTFNFSQASEQALLAGAALGVQDMEAGLGQALDLVAKPDHLQAAVQSCRQMVQGNRGAAAATAEAIQALMIAP is encoded by the coding sequence ATGGCCAAACCGGCTCCCATGGGCTTTGCCCGTGCGCTGTTCAGTGCGCTGGCCTGGGCGGTGCAGCCGCTGCTGCGGCGCAAGCTGCGGCGGCGCGCGCGCCTCGAGCCGGGCTACGGCGTGGCCGTGCCTGAGCGCTTCGGCCATTACCAGCCTGCAGATCTGGGGCGCGATGGACGCGGCCGATGGGTGTGGATTCATTCCGTGTCGCTGGGCGAGACCCGAGCTGCCGCCATCCTGGTCAAGGCCTTGCGCGAGCGCATGCCGGCCATGCGTCTGCTGCTGACGCACAGCACTGCGACCGGGCGAGAAGAGGGTGCAAAGCTGCTGCGCCCGGGCGATGTGCAGGTCTGGCTGCCCTGGGACTCCCTGGGCGCCACCAGGCGTTTTGTCGCGCAGTTCCAGCCTGCCGTGGGCGTGCTGATGGAAACCGAGATCTGGCCGAATCTGATTGCGGCGTGTGTCAACACGGGTATTCCTCTGGCCCTGGCCAATGCACGTCTCAACGAGAAATCCGAAGCCGGTGCTCTGAGAGTCAGGCCTTTGTCTCGCCCCGCATACGGCGCACTGACTGCCGTCTGGGCGCAGACCGAAGCCGATGCCGGGCGCCTGCGCAATGTAGGCGCCCACGTGGATGCGGTGCTGGGGAATCTCAAATTCGATGTGCAGCCCGATGCCGCCCAGATCGCTCAGGCCGGCCAATGGCGCACTGCGTTGGCGCGCCCCGTGCTGCTGTTTGCCAGCAGCCGCGAGGGCGAGGAAGCGATGTTCATCGATGCGCTCAAGACCCTGGGCCAGGCTGCAACGGCGGTGCAATGGCTGGTCGTTCCGCGTCATCCTCAGCGCTTTGACGAGGTGGAGAACTTGCTGGGCAAAGCAGGCTTTGCTGTGTCGCGGCGCAGCCAGTGGGAGCAGATGCCTCCCCGGCAGTCCGGCGCGATCTGGCTTGGCGATTCGCTGGGCGAGATGCCCCTGTATTACGGCCTGGCATCGGTGGCCCTGATGGGGGGGAGCTTTGCACCGCTGGGCGGGCAGAACCTCATCGAGGCGCTGGCCTGTGATTGCCCCGTGATACTGGGGCCGCATACCTTCAATTTCAGCCAGGCCTCCGAGCAGGCATTGCTGGCCGGCGCAGCCCTGGGCGTGCAGGATATGGAAGCGGGCTTGGGTCAGGCCCTGGACCTGGTGGCCAAGCCAGATCATCTGCAGGCTGCCGTACAAAGCTGTCGGCAGATGGTGCAGGGCAATCGCGGTGCGGCTGCGGCCACAGCCGAGGCGATTCAAGCGCTGATGATTGCTCCTTGA
- a CDS encoding TolC family outer membrane protein, with product MTKLPRPLQAPSAHALRAISLGVLLAWAGAQTQAQTLSELVAQARGYDASWQAQQADARAAASRADQALSGLLPNVGMSAGANRTHVDIHTSVPLPGMASSFNNTQQNLQLSAQQPLYRPANKIAYEQGQRGVDVAQAQLDGAAQNLIVRVAQAYFDVLAAQDSVQVAQSQKQAISTQLEMAKRNFEVGTATITDSREAQSRFDLVTAQEIAAQNDLQVKRVALDQLVGRVGIQPTPLAAPLTLPGVEPDNMQAWVDKALAAQPQLRQAQLALDIARLDTQKAEAGHKPTVDLQAGYVVNRYPNGSMTPSIPLSYRTNAAQIGVVMNMPLFAGFAVQNRIRETVALEEKARAQLDDARRNVEQATRTAFLGVQSGQAQVKALEAALASSRSALEANKMGYEVGVRINIDVLNAQSQVYQTERDLANARYQVLLGQLKLRQASGVLTDDDLRMIDALTRTPGIAPDAAAKPAIATSMAAAKPAARTLKR from the coding sequence ATGACCAAGCTGCCCAGGCCTCTGCAAGCCCCCTCCGCCCACGCTCTGCGTGCCATTTCCTTGGGAGTTTTGCTGGCATGGGCCGGCGCTCAGACACAGGCGCAGACCTTGTCTGAGCTGGTGGCCCAGGCCCGCGGCTATGACGCTTCATGGCAGGCCCAACAAGCCGATGCGAGGGCTGCGGCCAGTCGCGCCGATCAGGCCTTGTCCGGGCTGCTGCCCAACGTGGGCATGTCGGCCGGTGCCAACCGCACCCATGTCGACATCCATACCTCCGTGCCCCTGCCGGGCATGGCCAGCAGCTTCAACAACACGCAGCAGAACCTGCAGCTCAGCGCCCAGCAGCCGCTGTACCGCCCTGCCAACAAGATTGCCTACGAACAGGGGCAGCGCGGCGTGGATGTCGCCCAGGCTCAGCTGGATGGGGCCGCACAGAACCTGATCGTGCGCGTGGCCCAGGCTTATTTCGATGTGCTGGCCGCCCAGGACAGCGTGCAGGTCGCCCAATCGCAAAAGCAGGCGATCAGCACCCAGCTCGAGATGGCCAAGCGCAATTTCGAAGTCGGCACGGCCACCATCACCGATTCGCGCGAAGCCCAATCCCGCTTCGACCTGGTCACAGCCCAGGAAATCGCCGCGCAAAATGACCTGCAGGTCAAGCGCGTGGCCCTGGATCAGCTCGTGGGCCGCGTCGGCATTCAGCCCACGCCGCTGGCTGCGCCTCTGACCCTGCCCGGAGTGGAGCCCGACAATATGCAAGCCTGGGTGGACAAGGCATTGGCCGCCCAGCCCCAGTTGCGCCAGGCCCAGCTGGCACTGGACATCGCCAGGCTGGACACGCAGAAGGCCGAGGCCGGTCACAAGCCCACGGTGGACTTGCAGGCGGGTTATGTGGTCAACCGTTACCCCAACGGCTCCATGACGCCATCCATTCCCCTGAGCTATCGCACCAACGCGGCCCAGATTGGTGTGGTCATGAACATGCCGCTGTTTGCGGGCTTTGCCGTGCAAAACCGCATCCGTGAAACCGTGGCGCTGGAGGAAAAAGCCCGCGCCCAGCTCGACGATGCCCGCCGCAACGTAGAGCAGGCTACGCGCACGGCCTTCCTGGGCGTACAATCCGGCCAGGCTCAGGTCAAGGCGCTGGAAGCGGCTCTCGCTTCAAGCCGGAGTGCGCTGGAAGCCAACAAAATGGGCTATGAGGTTGGCGTGCGTATCAATATCGATGTGCTCAACGCCCAGAGTCAGGTCTACCAGACCGAGCGCGACCTGGCCAATGCGCGCTATCAAGTGCTGCTGGGACAGCTCAAGCTGCGCCAGGCCTCGGGAGTGCTCACCGACGATGATCTGCGCATGATCGATGCGCTGACACGCACGCCCGGCATTGCCCCTGATGCCGCAGCCAAGCCAGCCATCGCAACCAGCATGGCTGCCGCAAAGCCTGCGGCCAGAACGCTCAAACGTTAA